One region of Rhizoctonia solani chromosome 9, complete sequence genomic DNA includes:
- a CDS encoding peptidase C14: MPFMITLRESLVRIEDKWKKRLRMDGSRPTATTSGPGPSQAPVAEFAPTTATSSMPMQNIAFESSAEHEAYTCLPERTSSTWIAIRALVSSLESSTEVFGPLKSAISGLKGCISMYENAGKESKEYEDLAIKLENILNDMNEHIEQPTGTRTTASVRRIYAEIEEEAKIVAEKQARATGSHLMDAMMGSDGIIECYRRIDGHLQRLGLNASMSTLKAVNEQTMESRLAKMSPTMPAIYNSAESQDLKRGSCAPGTRQVQIELLLQWAHRPEIGRTCWMNGMAGTGKTTIAYTICERLDATCELGASFFCSRSIPECRQVKFIIPSIAYQLARFSAPFRFALDKVLESDPDAHMRTLKTQYEKLIVGPLQEVQRCLPTHFIVVIDALDECENEDSVGQILDLLLSTAHNLPVRYLVSSRPERTITQRMAEFGDGKEDVRLVLHDLSSDSVKADIETYMRYELRHVPLTDAQWLAVISSCEVLFIYASTTCRYLKQAHETKTLAEVINAITNPTHGSMEYQGDNAIDELYTTILDAAFNKSGFNKANKKRMKNILETVICAIKPITLDAIADLTGLESGEQADALLKPLRSVLNVATETGLVNSLHASFPDFILSPERSGLYHCQPNIRHARMAKTCLRLIDAIEPKFNICDLPSSYLLDAEVNGLHRRVAQSISLGLMYACRYWSAHLSLGEYQNGLVELVHGFFSSCLLLWIEIINLTKNMRSGTAIIQDAEKWCNEKGVPQEVTQLAHDASQFISIYANHPVSQSTPHIYVSMLPFWPRSRPLSAAYMPRTSGLVRPTGTAIDRRRLALIATWKVSTENVQSISLSRDGRRLVAPTADSIDVYDTTTGDIALSLTEERTKYIDYVAISPDGSKVAFSSRGDTSYMWDTAKGGTVTRLLPDGVFGGRSLSFSPDGSRVACGLKTGEVYICVLGQAVNIHGPLTGHTTYVTSVVFSSDGLRLASASNDKTIQLWNVQTGRPVGTPFEGHTAEVWSLCFCPTDSRIASGSRDKTIRVWDPQTGQTVLGPLTGHSSAVYCVAFSHNGSFIASGSSDITIRVYETCTGQTVLGPLKGHTKYINSVIFSPDSTRLFSCSADGTVRVWNVQDINTSNPLPTTPSLSSHIYSIRYSHNGTRVVSGSADGSIHVWDVATGQLVLGPLHGHEDVVISLDYSSDDQYIASGSEDNTLRVWDGLTGQDMHGPIKGHSGDVKCVRFSPDSMVVVSGSSDHTVRIWDVNTGQQVTQLFQGHSSIRSVAISPDGQRVACGSDDGKIVVLDRHSGIPLVDPIDAHKDWIRLVEFSPDGMRLVSGSDDLSVGIWDAETGKQLVVCGGSDGAHSDYVLSVSFSPNGLYVASGSRDRTVRVWDSQNGKPIRGPLTGHTDWVNCVQFSPDDSHLVSCSRDCSIRLWDVSPLGIHSQENSMRDPAHARAADPIDLWSLNSDGWVVDSRGRRLVWVPSDLCTYLALPPTNSIIADQGYFRLETDEWKIGDEWVRCYSA, from the exons ATGCCTTTCATGATAACGCTTAGAGAGTCGCTTGTGCGcatagaagacaaatggaagaagCGTTTACGTATGGATGGTAGTCGCCCTACAGCTACTACCTCGGGCCCAGGCCCGAGCCAGGCGCCTGTAGCTGAATTCGCCCCCACCACTGCCACTAGCTCGATGCCCATGCAAAATATCGCTTTTGAATCCAGTGCCGAGCACGAGGCTTATACTTGTCTGCCCGAGCGGACCTCGAGCACGTGGATCGCAATCAGGGCCCTGGTGTCCTCCCTGGAATCGAGCACCGAGGTATTTGGACCCCTCAAATCAGCGATCTCTGGACTAAAAGGTTGCATTTCTATGTACGAG AACGCAGGCAAGGAGAGCAAGGAGTACGAAGACCTGGCGATCAAACTGGAAAATATTCTGAATGACATGAATGAACACATTGAGCAGCCCACTGGAACTAGGACGACAGCCAGCGTGAGAAGGATTTATGC CGAGATCGAAGAAGAAGCAAAAATAGTAGCGGAAAAACAGGCCAGGGCGACAGGAAGCCATCTGATGGATGCAATGATGGGATCTGATGGTATTATAGAGTGCTATCGGCGGATTGACGGCCACCTGCAACGATTGGGG CTGAACGCGAGTATGAGCACCCTAAAAGCGGTGAATGAACAGACGATG GAATCACGATTGGCCAAAATGTCACCTACCATGCCGGCCATCTACAACTCTGCAGAGTCCCAAGACCTCAAGCGAGGGAGCTGTGCACCGGGCACTCGACAGGTACAGATAGAACTGCTATTGCAATGGGCGCACAGACCCGAAATAGGAAGAACATGCTGGATGAACGGAATGGCCGGAACCGGCAAAACAACTATCGCATATACCATCTGTGAGCGGCTCGACGCCACCTGCGAGCTAGGAGCCAGCTTCTTCTGCTCGCGGAGTATCCCAGAGTGCCGTCAGGTCAAGTTTATTATACCATCGATCGCATACCAGCTCGCTCGATTTTCTGCTCCATTTCGATTCGCCCTCGACAAGGTGCTCGAGTCGGATCCCGATGCTCATATGCGAACCCTAAAAACTCAATACGAGAAGCTGATTGTCGGACCGTTGCAAGAGGTTCAGAGATGCCTACCAACGCATTTTATTGTAGTTATTGATGCACTAGATGAATGCGAGAACGAGGATAGCGTCGGCCAAATTCTGGATCTACTCCTGTCGACTGCACACAACCTGCCTGTGAGGTATCTGGTATCAAGCCGGCCTGAAAGGACAATTACGCAACGGATGGCGGAGTTCGGAGATGGAAAAGAAGACGTACGACTAGTCCTTCACGATCTTAGCTCGGATTCGGTCAAAGCAGACATCGAGACATATATGCGATACGAACTGCGGCACGTTCCATTGACGGATGCTCAGTGGCTGGCGGTAATCAGTTCATGCGAGGTCCTATTCATTTATGCGTCGACTACGTGTCGCTACCTCAAGCAGGCTCACGAGACGAAGACCCTGGCGGAGGTTATAAATGCTATTACGAACCCGACTCATGGATCCATGGAATATCAAGGCGACAACGCAATCGACGAATTATACACTACGATACTAGATGCAGCGTTCAACAAGTCTGGGTTCAACAAGGCGAATAAAAAACGAATGAAGAACATCCTGGAGACCGTGATATGTGCTATTAAACCCATTACCCTAGATGCTATCGCAGATTTGACAGGGCTAGAAAGTGGAGAACAAGCGGATGCGTTGCTGAAGCCCCTAAGATCGGTTCTAAACGTGGCCACAGAAACTGGGCTCGTAAACTCCCTGCATGCCTCATTCCCTGACTTTATACTCTCTCCGGAACGATCCGGCTTGTATCACTGCCAGCCAAATATCCGACATGCCAGGATGGCCAAAACCTGTTTGCGGCTCATTGATGCAATTGAACCAAAATTTAATATATGTGATTTGCCTTCGTCTTACCTCCTAGACGCGGAGGTCAACGGCCTGCATAGACGAGTGGCTCAGTCAATATCTCTGGGCCTGATGTATGCATGCCGCTATTGGTCTGCTCATCTGAGTCTCGGGGAGTACCAAAATGGCCTGGTTGAACTTGTTCACGGATTTTTCTCATCATGTTTACTCCTCTGGATAGAGATAATCAACCTAACTAAAAACATGCGCAGTGGGACAGCGATTATTCAGGATGCAGAGAAGTGGTGCAAT GAAAAGGGCGTACCTCAGGAGGTAACACAGCTAGCACACGACGCATCTCAGTTTATATCAATCTATGCCAATCATCCCGTGTCCCAAAGCACTCCACATATCTATGTTTCCATGCTGCCGTTCTGGCCTCGATCTCGACCACTCTCGGCTGCATATATGCCAAGAACATCCGGACTTGTGCGGCCGACAGGAACAGCGATCGATCGACGGCGACTGGCACTCATAGCCACCTGGAAGGTCTCGACCGAAAACGTGCAGTCGATCAGTCTGTCAAGAGACGGAAGACGACTTGTGGCACCTACCGCAGACAGCATCGACGTGTACGATACGACCACGGGCGATATTGCGCTCAGTCTTACCGAAGAGCGTACAAAGTACATCGACTACGTTGCAATATCTCCCGATGGCTCCAAGGTAGCCTTTTCTAGTCGCGGCGATACCTCATATATGTGGGATACTGCCAAAGGCGGCACGGTCACAAGACTGCTTCCTGATGGCGTGTTCGGTGGTCGATCCCTTTCGTTCTCGCCTGACGGGTCCCGCGTCGCCTGTGGTCTGAAGACCGGAGAGGTGTACATCTGCGTACTAGGACAAGCCGTCAACATTCATGGTCCGCTCACGGGTCATACCACATATGTCACCTCAGTCGTGTTTTCTTCCGACGGCTTGCGCCTTGCATCTGCATCGAACGATAAGACTATTCAATTGTGGAATGTTCAAACAGGCCGGCCGGTTGGCACACCCTTTGAGGGTCATACTGCTGAGGTCTGGTCCCTATGCTTCTGTCCCACTGACTCACGTATTGCCTCGGGCTCCCGGGATAAAACGATCCGAGTATGGGATCCGCAAACTGGACAGACGGTGTTAGGGCCACTAACAGGACATTCTAGCGCCGTATACTGCGTTGCGTTTTCACACAACGGCTCTTTCATTGCCTCTGGGTCATCTGATATAACAATCCGAGTGTATGAGACGTGTACTGGCCAGACAGTGCTTGGACCGCTCAAGGGACATACTAAATACATCAACTCGGTCATCTTCTCTCCCGACAGCACTCGCCTGTTCTCTTGCTCAGCAGACGGGACTGTACGCGTATGGAATGTGCAAGACATCAATACCTCCAATCCTCTCCCGACTACCCCATCTCTTTCCTCCCATATCTACTCCATCCGATACTCTCACAACGGCACACGGGTTGTCTCTGGATCAGCAGATGGCTCGATACACGTATGGGATGTGGCGACGGGTCAGCTGGTGCTCGGACCACTGCATGGCCATGAGGATGTTGTTATATCTTTGGATTACTCAAGCGATGATCAGTATATTGCGTCTGGTTCTGAAGACAATACACTGCGAGTATGGGATGGACTGACGGGACAAGACATGCACGGACCAATAAAAGGGCATAGTGGTGATGTGAAATGTGTACGATTCTCACCCGACAGCATGGTCGTTGTCTCAGGGTCGTCTGACCATACCGTCCGAATATGGGATGTGAACACCGGCCAACAAGTGACGCAACTGTTCCAAGGACATTCCTCCATCCGGTCGGTTGCGATCTCTCCTGACGGCCAGCGGGTTGCCTGTGGGTCAGATGATGGCAAGATAGTCGTACTAGACCGACATAGTGGAATCCCGCTCGTTGACCCAATCGACGCTCACAAGGACTGGATTCGTTTGGTAGAGTTCTCTCCAGATGGTATGCGCCTCGTCTCAGGGTCGGATGACCTATCAGTGGGAATATGGGATGCAGAGACAGGGAAGCAGCTTGTTGTTTGCGGTGGGAGCGATGGCGCCCACAGTGACTACGTCCTCTCTGTGTCGTTCTCACCCAACGGTCTGTATGTCGCATCTGGGTCTAGGGACCGTACTGTGCGCGTGTGGGACTCGCAGAACGGCAAGCCTATACGCGGTCCTCTGACAGGGCATACCGATTGGGTGAACTGTGTGCAGTTCTCACCTGACGACTCTCACCTCGTATCATGTTCCCGGGACTGTAGTATTCGATTATGGGACGTATCACCTTTGGGAATACATTCACAAGAAAATTCAATGAGAGATCCAG CCCATGCCAGGGCAGCTGATCCAATTGATCTCTGGTCGCTCAACAGTGATGGCTGGGTGGTAGACTCACGTGGTCGACGACTGGTATGGGTTCCGTCCGATCTCTGCACCTATTTGGCACTTCCACCAACCAACTCTATTATTGCCGACCAAGGATACTTTCGACTTGAGACCgatgaatggaaaataggagacGAGTGGGTGCGGTGTTACTCTGCATAG